The following are encoded in a window of Numida meleagris isolate 19003 breed g44 Domestic line chromosome 13, NumMel1.0, whole genome shotgun sequence genomic DNA:
- the SBK1 gene encoding serine/threonine-protein kinase SBK1 isoform X2, with protein MDSFCFVCFQKEELQPLHFHSTAMSAGSIEQEPSRKLACCGVPLITEDMQSLAIRTLSGTDINKHYDLIRELGKGTYGKVDLVSHKSTGTKMALKFVNKSKTKLKNFLREFSITNTLSSSPFIIKVFDVVFETEDCYVFAQEYAPGGDLFDIIPPQVGLPEDMVKRCVQQLGLALDYMHSKSLVHRDIKPENVLLFDRDCRRVKLADFGMTRKVGCRVKRISGTIPYTAPEVCQAGRAEGFAVDTSIDVWAFGVLIFCVLTGNFPWEAAAASDTFFEEFVRWQKGRLAGLPSQWRRFTDSALRMFQRLLALDPEKRCPVKEVFYFIKYDLMAEVRRRPSYRSRKHAGDKLPAGPHRHEPAASCTPAPLKRTILTDGPATRLNGPEPSAASPGPAGRTDGRQDKGKGQMVLATAIEICV; from the exons ATGGATTCCTTCTGCTTCGTCTGCTTCCAGaaagaggagctgcagcccctgcactTCCACAG CACAGCCATGAGCGCCGGTTCGATCGAGCAGGAGCCGTCGCGCAAGCTGGCGTGCTGCGGGGTGCCGCTCATCACCGAAGACATGCAGTCGCTGGCCATCCGCACCCTCTCGGGCACCGACATCAACAAGCACTACGACCTCATCCGCGAGCTCGGCAAGGGCACCTACGGCAAGGTGGACCTGGTGTCCCACAAAAGCACAG GCACCAAGATGGCCCTGAAGTTCGTCAACAAGAGCAAGACGAAGCTGAAGAACTTCCTGCGGGAGTTCAGCATCACCAACACGCTCTCCTCCAGCCCCTTCATCATCAAGGTCTTCGACGTGGTCTTCGAGACAGAGGACTGCTACGTCTTTGCTCAGGAGTACGCCCCGGGAGGGGACCTCTTCGACATCATCCCCCCGCAG GTGGGGCTCCCCGAGGACATGGTGAAGCGCTGCGTGCAGCAGCTGGGCCTGGCGCTGGACTACATGCACAGCAAGAGCCTGGTGCACCGGGACATCAAGCCGGAGAACGTGCTGCTCTTCGACCGCGACTGCCGCCGCGTCAAACTGGCCGACTTCGGCATGACCCGCAAGGTGGGCTGCCGGGTGAAGCGCATCAGCGGCACCATCCCCTACACGGCGCCCGAGGTGTGCCAGGCCGGCCGCGCCGAGGGCTTCGCCGTGGACACCAGCATCGACGTCTGGGCCTTCGGGGTGCTCATCTTCTGCGTCCTCACCGGCAACTTCCCCTGGGAGGCGGCGGCCGCGTCCGACACCTTCTTCGAGGAGTTCGTGCGGTGGCAGAAGGGCCGCCTGGCGGGGCTGCCCTCGCAGTGGCGACGCTTCACGGACAGCGCGCTGCGCATGTTCCAGCGCCTGCTGGCCCTCGACCCCGAGAAGCGCTGCCCCGTCAAGGAGGTCTTCTACTTTATCAAGTACGACCTGATGGCCGAGGTGCGCCGCCGGCCCTCCTACCGCTCCCGCAAGCACGCCGGGGACAAGCTGCCCGCCGGGCCGCACCGCCACGAGCCCGCCGCCTCCTGCACGCCCGCCCCGCTCAAGAGGACCATCCTGACCGACGGCCCCGCCACGCGGCTCAACGGCCCCGAGCCCAGCGCGGCCTCGCCCGGCCCGGCCGGCAGGACAGACGGACGGCAGGACAAGGGCAAGGGGCAGATGGTGCTGGCCACGGCGATAGAGATCTGCGTCTGA
- the SBK1 gene encoding serine/threonine-protein kinase SBK1 isoform X3 codes for MSAGSIEQEPSRKLACCGVPLITEDMQSLAIRTLSGTDINKHYDLIRELGKGTYGKVDLVSHKSTGTKMALKFVNKSKTKLKNFLREFSITNTLSSSPFIIKVFDVVFETEDCYVFAQEYAPGGDLFDIIPPQVGLPEDMVKRCVQQLGLALDYMHSKSLVHRDIKPENVLLFDRDCRRVKLADFGMTRKVGCRVKRISGTIPYTAPEVCQAGRAEGFAVDTSIDVWAFGVLIFCVLTGNFPWEAAAASDTFFEEFVRWQKGRLAGLPSQWRRFTDSALRMFQRLLALDPEKRCPVKEVFYFIKYDLMAEVRRRPSYRSRKHAGDKLPAGPHRHEPAASCTPAPLKRTILTDGPATRLNGPEPSAASPGPAGRTDGRQDKGKGQMVLATAIEICV; via the exons ATGAGCGCCGGTTCGATCGAGCAGGAGCCGTCGCGCAAGCTGGCGTGCTGCGGGGTGCCGCTCATCACCGAAGACATGCAGTCGCTGGCCATCCGCACCCTCTCGGGCACCGACATCAACAAGCACTACGACCTCATCCGCGAGCTCGGCAAGGGCACCTACGGCAAGGTGGACCTGGTGTCCCACAAAAGCACAG GCACCAAGATGGCCCTGAAGTTCGTCAACAAGAGCAAGACGAAGCTGAAGAACTTCCTGCGGGAGTTCAGCATCACCAACACGCTCTCCTCCAGCCCCTTCATCATCAAGGTCTTCGACGTGGTCTTCGAGACAGAGGACTGCTACGTCTTTGCTCAGGAGTACGCCCCGGGAGGGGACCTCTTCGACATCATCCCCCCGCAG GTGGGGCTCCCCGAGGACATGGTGAAGCGCTGCGTGCAGCAGCTGGGCCTGGCGCTGGACTACATGCACAGCAAGAGCCTGGTGCACCGGGACATCAAGCCGGAGAACGTGCTGCTCTTCGACCGCGACTGCCGCCGCGTCAAACTGGCCGACTTCGGCATGACCCGCAAGGTGGGCTGCCGGGTGAAGCGCATCAGCGGCACCATCCCCTACACGGCGCCCGAGGTGTGCCAGGCCGGCCGCGCCGAGGGCTTCGCCGTGGACACCAGCATCGACGTCTGGGCCTTCGGGGTGCTCATCTTCTGCGTCCTCACCGGCAACTTCCCCTGGGAGGCGGCGGCCGCGTCCGACACCTTCTTCGAGGAGTTCGTGCGGTGGCAGAAGGGCCGCCTGGCGGGGCTGCCCTCGCAGTGGCGACGCTTCACGGACAGCGCGCTGCGCATGTTCCAGCGCCTGCTGGCCCTCGACCCCGAGAAGCGCTGCCCCGTCAAGGAGGTCTTCTACTTTATCAAGTACGACCTGATGGCCGAGGTGCGCCGCCGGCCCTCCTACCGCTCCCGCAAGCACGCCGGGGACAAGCTGCCCGCCGGGCCGCACCGCCACGAGCCCGCCGCCTCCTGCACGCCCGCCCCGCTCAAGAGGACCATCCTGACCGACGGCCCCGCCACGCGGCTCAACGGCCCCGAGCCCAGCGCGGCCTCGCCCGGCCCGGCCGGCAGGACAGACGGACGGCAGGACAAGGGCAAGGGGCAGATGGTGCTGGCCACGGCGATAGAGATCTGCGTCTGA
- the SBK1 gene encoding serine/threonine-protein kinase SBK1 isoform X1, giving the protein MDGKAKVGASGCVGAMSCSAGAPQVPGGLGCPGMLRVGWGQGTVPAGGSRDAPLPCSTAMSAGSIEQEPSRKLACCGVPLITEDMQSLAIRTLSGTDINKHYDLIRELGKGTYGKVDLVSHKSTGTKMALKFVNKSKTKLKNFLREFSITNTLSSSPFIIKVFDVVFETEDCYVFAQEYAPGGDLFDIIPPQVGLPEDMVKRCVQQLGLALDYMHSKSLVHRDIKPENVLLFDRDCRRVKLADFGMTRKVGCRVKRISGTIPYTAPEVCQAGRAEGFAVDTSIDVWAFGVLIFCVLTGNFPWEAAAASDTFFEEFVRWQKGRLAGLPSQWRRFTDSALRMFQRLLALDPEKRCPVKEVFYFIKYDLMAEVRRRPSYRSRKHAGDKLPAGPHRHEPAASCTPAPLKRTILTDGPATRLNGPEPSAASPGPAGRTDGRQDKGKGQMVLATAIEICV; this is encoded by the exons ATGGATGGAAAGGCAAAAGTTGGAGCCAGCGGATGCGTGGGAGCAATGAGCTGCAGCGCCGGAGCACCGCAGGTTCCAGGAGGGCTGGGCTGTCCAGGGATGCTCCGTGTGGGATGGGGGCAGGGGACAGTCCCCGCGGGTGGGAGCCGTGACGCGCCTCTGCCTTGCAGCACAGCCATGAGCGCCGGTTCGATCGAGCAGGAGCCGTCGCGCAAGCTGGCGTGCTGCGGGGTGCCGCTCATCACCGAAGACATGCAGTCGCTGGCCATCCGCACCCTCTCGGGCACCGACATCAACAAGCACTACGACCTCATCCGCGAGCTCGGCAAGGGCACCTACGGCAAGGTGGACCTGGTGTCCCACAAAAGCACAG GCACCAAGATGGCCCTGAAGTTCGTCAACAAGAGCAAGACGAAGCTGAAGAACTTCCTGCGGGAGTTCAGCATCACCAACACGCTCTCCTCCAGCCCCTTCATCATCAAGGTCTTCGACGTGGTCTTCGAGACAGAGGACTGCTACGTCTTTGCTCAGGAGTACGCCCCGGGAGGGGACCTCTTCGACATCATCCCCCCGCAG GTGGGGCTCCCCGAGGACATGGTGAAGCGCTGCGTGCAGCAGCTGGGCCTGGCGCTGGACTACATGCACAGCAAGAGCCTGGTGCACCGGGACATCAAGCCGGAGAACGTGCTGCTCTTCGACCGCGACTGCCGCCGCGTCAAACTGGCCGACTTCGGCATGACCCGCAAGGTGGGCTGCCGGGTGAAGCGCATCAGCGGCACCATCCCCTACACGGCGCCCGAGGTGTGCCAGGCCGGCCGCGCCGAGGGCTTCGCCGTGGACACCAGCATCGACGTCTGGGCCTTCGGGGTGCTCATCTTCTGCGTCCTCACCGGCAACTTCCCCTGGGAGGCGGCGGCCGCGTCCGACACCTTCTTCGAGGAGTTCGTGCGGTGGCAGAAGGGCCGCCTGGCGGGGCTGCCCTCGCAGTGGCGACGCTTCACGGACAGCGCGCTGCGCATGTTCCAGCGCCTGCTGGCCCTCGACCCCGAGAAGCGCTGCCCCGTCAAGGAGGTCTTCTACTTTATCAAGTACGACCTGATGGCCGAGGTGCGCCGCCGGCCCTCCTACCGCTCCCGCAAGCACGCCGGGGACAAGCTGCCCGCCGGGCCGCACCGCCACGAGCCCGCCGCCTCCTGCACGCCCGCCCCGCTCAAGAGGACCATCCTGACCGACGGCCCCGCCACGCGGCTCAACGGCCCCGAGCCCAGCGCGGCCTCGCCCGGCCCGGCCGGCAGGACAGACGGACGGCAGGACAAGGGCAAGGGGCAGATGGTGCTGGCCACGGCGATAGAGATCTGCGTCTGA